One region of Microbacterium sp. M28 genomic DNA includes:
- a CDS encoding D-2-hydroxyacid dehydrogenase, whose amino-acid sequence MNENALGGSMRSIHHVLATVDFAAEEIAQLREAFAPARFTHVPRHDTATVSTLLDQVDVAVLAGDLTEETIAAPHLAWVHCDHAGLNDSARQEVFDRGLLVTGSAGRSGEALAQHAFFFALNFTYDIRRTLAKQDARDWSGGEAFRERPALWGQRLTVIGFGHTGKAMAALGRAFGMHVTVLTRSSSQRSADVDRLLIADEGAGTADALPDADFVMLATNLTDETHHLIGEEQFALMKPTAIVINLARGAVIDETALVDALGSGLIAGAGLDVFESEPLSKTSPLWSMPNVLITPHATPKLPDKTQRSIDTIVANIGRYRNGEPLLNALSPRDLYTRGPAR is encoded by the coding sequence ATGAACGAGAACGCTCTCGGAGGATCGATGCGTTCCATCCACCACGTACTCGCGACCGTCGACTTCGCCGCGGAGGAGATCGCACAACTGAGGGAAGCGTTCGCGCCGGCGCGTTTCACGCATGTCCCGCGCCACGACACGGCGACCGTCTCGACCCTGCTGGATCAGGTCGACGTGGCCGTCCTCGCGGGCGATCTGACCGAGGAGACAATCGCCGCCCCGCACCTCGCGTGGGTGCACTGCGACCATGCGGGCCTCAACGATTCCGCCCGCCAGGAGGTCTTCGACCGTGGGCTGCTCGTCACCGGATCAGCGGGCCGCTCCGGTGAGGCTCTCGCGCAGCACGCGTTCTTCTTCGCCCTCAACTTCACTTACGACATCCGCCGGACACTCGCCAAGCAGGACGCACGTGACTGGAGCGGTGGTGAGGCGTTCCGAGAGCGCCCCGCGCTCTGGGGGCAACGGCTCACCGTCATCGGCTTCGGGCATACGGGCAAGGCCATGGCTGCATTGGGGCGTGCATTCGGCATGCACGTGACGGTGCTGACCCGCAGCAGCAGCCAACGCTCCGCGGACGTCGACCGGCTGCTGATCGCGGATGAAGGCGCGGGCACCGCGGACGCACTGCCGGACGCGGACTTCGTCATGCTCGCCACCAATCTGACCGACGAGACGCACCACCTGATCGGGGAAGAGCAGTTCGCGCTCATGAAGCCGACCGCGATCGTGATCAACCTGGCGCGCGGCGCGGTGATCGACGAAACCGCGCTCGTGGATGCGCTCGGATCAGGACTCATCGCCGGCGCGGGGCTGGATGTGTTCGAAAGCGAGCCGCTCTCCAAGACGTCGCCCTTGTGGAGCATGCCGAACGTGCTGATCACGCCGCATGCGACACCGAAGTTGCCGGACAAGACACAGCGGTCGATCGACACGATCGTCGCGAACATCGGCCGGTACCGGAACGGCGAGCCGTTGCTCAACGCCCTTTCACCTCGGGACCTCTATACGCGCGGCCCAGCCCGATGA
- a CDS encoding glycine--tRNA ligase has translation MAEQSRLDKVISLARHRGFVFQAGEIYGGSRSAWDYGPLGTELKENIRREWWQTFVRGRGDMVGLDSSIILPKRVWEASGHVATFSDPLVECLQCHKRFRADNLIEDFEARKGRKAENGLADIPCPNCGTKGQYTEPKAFSGLVKTYLGVVDDESGLYFLRPETAQGIFVNFTNVLTASRKKPPFGIGQVGKAFRNEITPGNFIFRTREFEQMEIEFFTPPAEAQQWFEHWVEACWAWFIDLGIDPENMRQFDVPEDERAHYSAGTIDFEYKFGFPGKEWGELMGVANRTDFDLSSHTEASGQSLTYFDQASGERYTPYVIEPSFGLTRSMMAFLVDAYVEEEVPNAKGGTDVRTVLKLDPRLAPVKVAVLPLSRNEKLSPLAREVADGLRGRWAIDFDDAGAIGRRYRRQDEIGTPFCVTVDFDSLDDNAVTVRDRDTMAQERVAIENLHQYLAERLKGA, from the coding sequence GTGGCCGAACAGTCCCGTCTTGACAAGGTCATCAGCCTGGCCCGCCACCGCGGGTTCGTGTTCCAAGCGGGTGAGATCTACGGCGGTTCCCGTTCGGCCTGGGACTACGGGCCCCTCGGCACCGAGCTCAAGGAGAACATCCGCCGCGAGTGGTGGCAGACCTTCGTCCGCGGTCGCGGCGACATGGTGGGCCTGGACTCGTCGATCATTCTGCCCAAGCGCGTGTGGGAGGCCTCCGGCCACGTCGCGACGTTCAGCGATCCGCTCGTCGAGTGCCTCCAGTGCCACAAGCGTTTCCGTGCCGACAACCTCATCGAGGACTTCGAGGCGCGCAAGGGCCGCAAGGCCGAAAACGGTCTGGCCGACATCCCGTGCCCCAACTGCGGCACGAAGGGGCAGTACACCGAGCCCAAGGCGTTCTCGGGTCTCGTGAAGACCTACCTCGGCGTCGTCGACGACGAGTCCGGACTGTACTTCCTGCGCCCGGAGACCGCGCAGGGCATCTTCGTCAACTTCACCAACGTCCTCACCGCGAGCCGCAAGAAGCCGCCGTTCGGCATCGGCCAGGTCGGCAAGGCGTTCCGCAACGAGATCACTCCCGGCAACTTCATCTTCCGCACGCGCGAGTTCGAGCAGATGGAGATCGAGTTCTTCACGCCGCCCGCCGAGGCGCAGCAGTGGTTCGAGCACTGGGTCGAGGCCTGCTGGGCGTGGTTCATCGACCTCGGCATCGACCCCGAGAACATGCGCCAGTTCGATGTGCCGGAAGACGAACGCGCGCACTACTCCGCCGGCACGATCGACTTCGAGTACAAGTTCGGATTCCCCGGCAAGGAGTGGGGCGAGCTCATGGGCGTCGCCAACCGGACCGACTTCGACCTCTCCAGCCACACCGAGGCATCCGGCCAGAGCCTGACGTACTTCGATCAGGCCTCCGGCGAGCGGTACACGCCGTACGTGATCGAGCCGTCGTTCGGCCTCACGCGGTCGATGATGGCGTTCCTCGTGGATGCCTACGTCGAAGAGGAAGTGCCGAACGCCAAGGGCGGCACCGACGTCCGCACGGTGCTCAAGCTCGACCCGCGTCTCGCGCCGGTCAAGGTCGCCGTGCTGCCGCTCTCGCGCAACGAGAAGCTCTCGCCGCTCGCGCGCGAGGTCGCCGACGGCCTCCGAGGACGGTGGGCGATCGACTTCGACGACGCCGGAGCGATCGGGCGTCGCTACCGCCGTCAGGACGAGATCGGCACCCCGTTCTGCGTCACGGTCGACTTCGACTCGCTCGACGACAACGCCGTGACGGTCCGCGACCGCGACACGATGGCGCAGGAGCGGGTGGCGATCGAGAACCTGCACCAGTACCTGGCCGAGCGGCTCAAGGGCGCCTGA
- a CDS encoding FAD-binding oxidoreductase gives MHTSVDSLEGFAGTIITPDSPEYASAARTALGTAHPAIVLRPADVVDVQRAVRFAAASDRPLVIRGGGHSAAGLSTVDDGIVIDLGALDAVELLDERRVRVGGGALWRQVAETLAPHGLAISSGDTADVGVGGLTLSGGIGWMVRRHGLTLDHLRAVELVTADGEVLRVDEHAHADLFWALRGGGGAYGVVTAFEFEAQPTPGFAFAVLTFPADRAARVVPAWADVMRTAAEEISSTLVLANPLAGGREAPIQVTFARSDGGDVCEVVAALRAVAAPLTEDVRQAPYLEILHDGQELPEVLRVALRSGFVSVDAADAAVTSVVDMAAQEQPAAITLHALGGAFGAVPADATAFAHRSAVLMVSTFAVAPVPAYDGLLARMEALWRPLAPLTTGAYANSIDGTAADAVASVYPERTRGRLGEIKRRYDSANLFSRTFVPAPASAR, from the coding sequence ATGCACACCTCAGTCGATTCACTCGAAGGCTTCGCCGGCACGATCATCACCCCGGATTCGCCCGAATACGCATCGGCGGCCCGGACCGCACTCGGCACCGCGCACCCGGCGATCGTCCTGCGCCCAGCGGACGTCGTCGACGTGCAGCGCGCCGTGCGGTTCGCCGCGGCATCCGATCGCCCGCTCGTCATCCGCGGCGGCGGCCATTCGGCGGCCGGGCTGAGCACGGTCGACGACGGCATCGTCATCGACCTCGGCGCGCTGGATGCCGTCGAACTCCTGGACGAGCGCCGCGTGCGCGTGGGCGGCGGCGCGCTGTGGCGGCAGGTCGCGGAGACGCTCGCGCCGCACGGGCTCGCGATCTCCTCCGGCGACACGGCCGACGTCGGTGTCGGCGGGCTGACCCTCTCCGGCGGCATCGGCTGGATGGTGCGCAGGCACGGGCTCACGCTCGACCATCTCCGCGCGGTCGAGCTCGTGACGGCGGACGGCGAGGTGCTCCGCGTCGACGAGCACGCGCACGCGGACCTGTTCTGGGCTCTTCGAGGCGGCGGCGGCGCGTACGGTGTGGTGACGGCGTTCGAGTTCGAGGCGCAGCCGACGCCCGGCTTCGCCTTCGCGGTGCTCACGTTCCCCGCCGATCGCGCAGCTCGCGTCGTTCCGGCGTGGGCCGACGTCATGCGGACGGCCGCGGAGGAGATCAGCTCGACGCTGGTGCTGGCGAATCCGCTCGCCGGCGGGCGCGAAGCGCCGATCCAGGTGACCTTCGCCCGCAGCGACGGCGGCGATGTCTGCGAGGTGGTCGCCGCTCTTCGTGCCGTGGCGGCGCCGCTGACCGAGGATGTGCGGCAGGCGCCGTACCTCGAGATCCTGCACGACGGGCAGGAACTGCCGGAGGTGCTGCGCGTCGCGCTGCGCAGCGGATTCGTGTCGGTCGACGCAGCGGATGCCGCGGTGACGTCCGTCGTCGACATGGCAGCGCAGGAGCAGCCGGCCGCGATCACGCTGCACGCCCTCGGCGGTGCGTTCGGCGCGGTTCCCGCCGACGCCACGGCGTTCGCGCATCGGAGCGCGGTGCTCATGGTCAGCACGTTCGCGGTGGCTCCTGTGCCCGCATACGACGGTCTGCTCGCCCGCATGGAGGCGCTCTGGCGCCCGCTCGCCCCTCTCACGACCGGCGCGTACGCCAACTCGATCGACGGGACGGCGGCGGATGCCGTGGCATCCGTGTATCCCGAACGCACGCGCGGACGGCTGGGAGAGATCAAGCGCCGCTATGACTCTGCGAACCTGTTCTCGCGCACGTTCGTGCCCGCCCCGGCATCCGCGCGATAA
- a CDS encoding serine hydrolase domain-containing protein produces the protein METTTFAATDGFPHTALVGVTGPDETLAVQGDAQAVLPLASVTKPLTAWGAFVAIERGLVDLDEPAGPDGATVLDLLDHTSGLPMEGDGPLRPVGERRIYSNAGFDALAAHVADAVGMAFSDWMLREVVLPLGMTRTDVTGRPSADARASIADLMIFGREVLRPTLIPAALRDLALTVSHAGLRGIVPGYGPFADNQWGLGFELKGAKSPHWLSDSFPPETAGHFGAQGSFLFIDRSRDLAAAFLSGVPFGDEHKRIWPPLTDEIVTRYGSAG, from the coding sequence GTGGAGACGACGACCTTCGCCGCGACAGACGGCTTCCCGCACACCGCCCTCGTCGGCGTCACCGGCCCGGATGAGACGCTCGCCGTGCAGGGCGACGCGCAGGCCGTGCTGCCGTTGGCCTCCGTGACCAAGCCGCTCACGGCGTGGGGCGCGTTCGTCGCGATCGAGCGCGGGCTCGTGGATCTGGACGAGCCCGCCGGCCCGGACGGGGCGACCGTGCTCGACCTGCTCGATCACACCAGCGGCCTGCCGATGGAGGGCGACGGACCTCTGCGGCCCGTCGGTGAACGCCGGATCTACTCGAACGCCGGCTTCGACGCCCTGGCCGCGCACGTCGCGGATGCCGTCGGCATGGCGTTCTCCGACTGGATGCTGCGCGAAGTCGTCCTTCCCCTGGGGATGACGCGGACCGACGTGACGGGGCGGCCATCGGCCGACGCGCGCGCGTCGATCGCCGACCTGATGATCTTCGGTCGAGAGGTGCTGCGACCCACGCTGATCCCGGCAGCCCTGCGCGATCTCGCGCTGACCGTGTCGCACGCGGGGCTGCGCGGCATCGTCCCCGGCTACGGGCCGTTCGCCGACAATCAGTGGGGACTCGGGTTCGAGCTCAAGGGCGCGAAGAGCCCGCACTGGCTCAGCGACTCGTTCCCGCCCGAGACGGCTGGCCACTTCGGGGCGCAGGGCAGCTTCCTGTTCATCGACCGATCGCGCGACCTCGCCGCCGCCTTCCTCTCCGGCGTCCCGTTCGGAGACGAGCACAAGCGGATCTGGCCGCCGCTCACTGACGAGATCGTCACGAGATACGGCTCGGCGGGATGA
- a CDS encoding DUF1801 domain-containing protein yields MQPTGGSVGAFIAAVTPERRRRDAETLTALMQEVSGREPVLWGTIIGFGSCHYRYPTGTEGDSGILGFAPRKAASTIYLFDGVDAHAEALSRLGAHTVGKGCLYLKDLEQVDLDVLRGILERSQAWVEAGGTDQVQLTVAG; encoded by the coding sequence ATGCAGCCGACCGGTGGCAGCGTCGGCGCGTTCATCGCGGCGGTCACGCCGGAGCGCCGGCGGCGGGATGCCGAGACGCTGACCGCGCTCATGCAGGAGGTCTCCGGCCGCGAACCCGTGCTGTGGGGCACGATCATCGGGTTCGGATCCTGCCATTACCGCTACCCCACCGGCACCGAAGGGGACTCCGGGATCCTTGGGTTCGCCCCGCGCAAGGCGGCATCCACGATCTACCTCTTCGACGGCGTCGACGCGCACGCCGAGGCGCTCAGCCGACTCGGTGCTCACACGGTCGGCAAGGGATGCCTGTACCTCAAGGATCTCGAGCAGGTCGACCTCGACGTTCTCCGCGGCATCCTGGAGCGCTCGCAGGCCTGGGTCGAAGCCGGCGGCACGGACCAGGTGCAGCTCACTGTCGCGGGGTGA
- a CDS encoding sigma-70 family RNA polymerase sigma factor, with protein MRDVDALAAEFDLNRRYLTTVAYRMLGVRADAEDAVQESWFRLERAEGAIDDLRAWLTRVVSRICLDQLRSRTRRQEDPLDNLPDVQGPHPDGGPDARAEQVDRVGYALMLVLEQLAPDERLAYVLHDVFGMPFEEVAEVVERSPQATRKLASRARERIRGAAPSSPQQRATRAQQREVVEAFLAAAGSGDFTQLLGVLHPDVEFRVDQGADGMRIVRGAEQVARQAAEFRRFARDYAFEIVELGVGFGVLASHDGTPSSLLLLKSDRGAITDMETRMLA; from the coding sequence ATGAGAGATGTCGACGCGCTCGCCGCGGAGTTCGATCTGAACCGCCGCTATCTGACGACGGTCGCCTACCGGATGCTCGGGGTGCGCGCCGACGCCGAGGACGCCGTGCAGGAGTCCTGGTTCCGGCTGGAACGCGCCGAGGGGGCGATCGACGACCTCCGGGCGTGGCTGACCCGAGTCGTCAGCAGGATCTGCCTGGATCAGCTCCGCTCGCGGACGCGCAGGCAGGAGGATCCCCTCGACAACCTGCCGGACGTCCAAGGGCCGCATCCCGACGGCGGCCCCGACGCGCGCGCCGAACAGGTCGATCGGGTCGGCTACGCACTCATGCTCGTCCTCGAGCAGCTCGCACCCGACGAGCGGCTGGCGTACGTGCTGCACGACGTCTTCGGGATGCCGTTCGAGGAGGTCGCCGAGGTGGTCGAACGGTCGCCGCAGGCGACCCGCAAGCTGGCCAGCCGTGCGCGTGAGCGGATCCGCGGAGCCGCGCCGTCGTCGCCCCAGCAGCGTGCCACGCGTGCGCAGCAGCGCGAGGTCGTCGAGGCGTTCCTCGCCGCGGCGGGCAGCGGCGACTTCACGCAGCTGCTCGGCGTGCTGCATCCCGACGTGGAGTTCCGCGTCGATCAGGGCGCCGACGGCATGCGCATCGTGCGCGGTGCCGAGCAGGTCGCCCGCCAGGCTGCCGAGTTCCGCAGGTTCGCCCGCGACTACGCCTTCGAGATCGTCGAACTCGGCGTCGGGTTCGGCGTGCTCGCCTCGCACGACGGGACCCCGAGCTCCCTGCTGCTGCTGAAGAGCGACCGCGGTGCGATCACCGACATGGAGACCCGGATGCTGGCCTGA
- a CDS encoding peptide MFS transporter, with amino-acid sequence MSTMRGERTAGDRDTRFFGQPWELAHVFGVEMWERFSFYGMQGILLIYMYFSIADGGLGIDKDIATGIVGAYGGAVYLSTILGAWVADRLLGSERVLFYSAWVIMAGHVALAVLPNAWGLGVGLILVAIGSGGLKANATAVVGTLYGPKDVRRDAGFSLFYLGINLGAFLGPLFTGWLQSNVGFHWGFGAAAVGMGLGLIQYSFGRKQLPAASRAVANPLPRNRFGLVLGIAAAGIALIAVLVLTDVIRADNLAAVVILVTAVAAVAYFVVIIGSRALSADARSRVVAFIPLFVVNVGFWSLYQQQFTVLTIYSDERLNRTILGWTMPISWVNSIAPIFVIILSGTFAAIWTKFGDRAPSAPVKFALGAMIMGAAFLLFLPWANGDANSTPLLAIIVILLVFTVAELFISPPGLSVTTKLAPERFHTQMVALYFLSVALGTAIAGWLAQFYDPANEVPYFTIIGGIAIAMGIALLLAARPVLALMRGVR; translated from the coding sequence ATGAGCACAATGCGGGGGGAACGCACGGCCGGAGACAGGGACACACGGTTCTTCGGACAGCCGTGGGAGCTGGCGCACGTCTTCGGCGTCGAGATGTGGGAGCGCTTCAGCTTCTACGGCATGCAGGGGATCCTGCTCATCTACATGTACTTCTCGATCGCCGACGGCGGCCTCGGGATCGACAAGGACATCGCGACCGGCATCGTCGGCGCCTACGGCGGCGCCGTCTATCTCTCCACGATCCTGGGAGCCTGGGTTGCCGACCGCCTGCTCGGCTCGGAGCGGGTGCTGTTCTACAGTGCGTGGGTCATCATGGCCGGCCACGTCGCCCTCGCCGTCCTGCCGAACGCGTGGGGCCTGGGTGTCGGGCTGATCCTCGTCGCGATCGGATCCGGCGGCCTCAAGGCCAACGCGACCGCGGTCGTCGGGACGCTGTACGGCCCGAAGGACGTCCGACGGGATGCCGGATTCTCGCTGTTCTATCTCGGCATCAATCTCGGCGCGTTCCTCGGGCCGCTTTTCACCGGCTGGCTGCAGAGCAACGTCGGCTTCCACTGGGGCTTCGGTGCCGCCGCGGTCGGCATGGGCCTCGGGCTGATCCAGTACTCGTTCGGGCGCAAGCAACTGCCTGCGGCATCCCGTGCGGTCGCGAACCCGCTGCCCCGGAACCGATTCGGCCTCGTGCTCGGCATCGCGGCCGCGGGCATCGCTCTGATCGCGGTGCTCGTGCTGACCGATGTGATCCGCGCCGACAACCTTGCAGCCGTCGTGATCCTGGTGACCGCGGTGGCGGCGGTCGCGTACTTCGTCGTCATCATCGGCTCGCGTGCTCTGAGCGCCGACGCACGGTCGCGGGTGGTCGCGTTCATCCCATTGTTCGTGGTGAACGTCGGCTTCTGGTCGCTGTATCAGCAGCAGTTCACAGTGTTGACGATCTACTCGGACGAGCGTCTGAACCGGACGATCCTGGGGTGGACGATGCCGATCTCGTGGGTCAACTCGATCGCCCCGATCTTCGTGATCATCCTGTCGGGCACGTTCGCCGCGATCTGGACGAAGTTCGGTGATCGCGCCCCATCGGCCCCGGTGAAGTTCGCCCTCGGAGCCATGATCATGGGCGCCGCGTTCCTGCTGTTCCTGCCGTGGGCGAACGGCGACGCGAACTCGACCCCGCTGCTGGCGATCATCGTGATCCTGCTCGTGTTCACGGTCGCCGAACTGTTCATCTCGCCGCCCGGTCTGTCCGTGACCACGAAGCTCGCCCCGGAGCGGTTCCACACGCAGATGGTGGCGCTGTACTTCCTCTCCGTGGCCCTCGGCACCGCGATCGCCGGCTGGCTCGCCCAGTTCTACGACCCCGCGAACGAGGTGCCCTACTTCACGATCATCGGCGGCATTGCGATCGCCATGGGCATAGCTCTCCTGCTCGCGGCCCGACCCGTGCTCGCGCTCATGAGGGGCGTGCGCTGA
- a CDS encoding cobalamin-independent methionine synthase II family protein: protein MSTIATTTSGSLPRTDALIAANAARAVGDDGFTLETTPEFEELVADAVADVVQRQRDAGITLVGDGEFGKAMSNPLDYGAWWSYSFQRVNGLALTDNNLFTQPTAVSSPGNIELTSFVDRRDRQLFPAVYSDPHSGAFEGKPATEFPTTTGPLSYRGQDAVAADVRQLKAALRDGEQGFITAIAPGSAARVWNEHYATYDEHLWAWAETLREEYKAITDAGLIVQLDDPSLAENWDQISPEPSVEDYLAFTAKSIEALNHAIEGLPKELVRLHLCWGSWHGPHVTDIEIAKILPEVLKANVGSISFEAGNVRHEHEFGAWADAAVPDDLVLVPGVVSHATNVVEHPDLVAQRITRFTDIVGAERVIASTDCGLGGRVHADIAWAKLAALGEGARRVRA, encoded by the coding sequence ATGAGCACGATCGCCACCACCACATCCGGAAGCCTGCCCCGAACCGACGCCCTCATCGCGGCCAACGCCGCCCGTGCGGTCGGAGACGACGGCTTCACGCTCGAGACGACGCCCGAGTTCGAGGAGCTGGTCGCGGATGCCGTCGCGGACGTCGTGCAGCGTCAGCGCGATGCGGGCATCACGCTCGTCGGTGACGGCGAGTTCGGCAAAGCGATGTCGAACCCGCTCGACTACGGCGCCTGGTGGAGCTACTCGTTCCAGCGCGTGAACGGCCTCGCCCTCACGGACAACAACCTCTTCACCCAGCCGACGGCCGTGTCGAGCCCGGGGAACATCGAGCTCACCAGTTTCGTCGACCGCCGGGACCGCCAGCTGTTCCCCGCCGTCTACAGCGACCCGCACTCCGGGGCGTTCGAGGGCAAGCCGGCGACCGAGTTCCCCACGACCACCGGGCCGCTCTCGTATCGCGGCCAGGATGCCGTGGCGGCCGATGTCCGTCAGCTCAAGGCCGCCCTCCGCGACGGGGAGCAGGGCTTCATCACCGCGATCGCCCCCGGCTCGGCCGCCCGCGTGTGGAACGAGCACTACGCCACGTACGACGAGCACCTGTGGGCATGGGCCGAGACGCTGCGCGAGGAGTACAAGGCGATCACGGATGCCGGACTCATCGTCCAGCTCGACGACCCGTCGCTCGCCGAGAACTGGGATCAGATCAGCCCGGAGCCGAGCGTCGAGGACTACCTCGCCTTCACCGCGAAGAGCATCGAAGCGCTGAACCACGCGATCGAGGGACTGCCGAAGGAACTCGTACGGCTGCACCTGTGCTGGGGCTCCTGGCACGGCCCGCACGTCACCGACATCGAGATCGCGAAGATCCTCCCCGAGGTGCTGAAGGCGAACGTCGGCTCGATCTCGTTCGAGGCCGGCAACGTCCGCCACGAGCACGAGTTCGGCGCCTGGGCCGATGCGGCTGTTCCGGACGATCTCGTCCTCGTACCCGGCGTCGTCAGCCATGCCACGAACGTCGTCGAGCACCCCGACCTCGTCGCTCAGCGCATCACGCGCTTCACGGACATCGTGGGCGCGGAGCGGGTGATCGCCTCGACCGACTGCGGCCTGGGCGGTCGTGTGCACGCCGACATCGCGTGGGCGAAGCTGGCGGCTCTCGGCGAGGGCGCCCGGCGCGTGCGCGCCTGA
- a CDS encoding HhH-GPD-type base excision DNA repair protein: MALHITGDTAADELLTENPLALLVGMLLDQQVPMETAFAGPLKIKQRTGAADAAAIAHMDPDAFLEAFKQTPSVHRFPGSMAARVQTLCETLVNDWDGDASALWTEGDPSGAEVLKRLKALPGFGEQKAKIFLALLGKQYGFTGDGWREASAPYGEEGAYRSVADIVSPESLSKVREHKKAMKAAAKAAK; the protein is encoded by the coding sequence ATGGCCCTTCACATCACCGGAGACACCGCCGCCGACGAACTGCTGACCGAGAACCCGCTGGCCCTGCTGGTGGGGATGCTGCTCGACCAGCAGGTGCCCATGGAGACCGCATTCGCCGGTCCGCTGAAGATCAAGCAGCGCACGGGAGCGGCGGATGCCGCAGCCATCGCGCACATGGACCCTGACGCGTTCCTCGAGGCGTTCAAGCAGACGCCGTCCGTGCACCGTTTCCCCGGCTCGATGGCCGCACGCGTGCAGACGCTCTGCGAGACGCTTGTGAACGACTGGGACGGCGACGCGTCCGCTCTGTGGACCGAGGGCGACCCGTCCGGCGCAGAGGTGCTCAAGCGCCTGAAGGCTCTGCCGGGGTTCGGCGAGCAGAAGGCGAAGATCTTCCTCGCTCTCCTCGGCAAGCAGTACGGCTTCACGGGTGACGGGTGGCGCGAGGCATCCGCTCCGTACGGCGAAGAGGGCGCGTACCGCAGCGTCGCCGACATCGTCTCGCCCGAGTCGCTCTCGAAGGTCCGCGAGCACAAGAAGGCGATGAAAGCCGCGGCGAAGGCCGCGAAGTGA
- a CDS encoding MFS transporter: protein MGTDDEKARRRLSRTPPRWATVAVLAFAGLCASFMFTLVVPLQAELPRLLNSSREDTTWVVTITLLVAAVATPISGRLGDMYGKRRVVVVLLALLVAGSLIAALSGSIVGVIIGRGLQGGVTGVIPLGIAIMRDILPPQRLGTAVALMSATMGVGGAIGMPVAALLAVHADWHTLFWLAAALGVIGLVLVFLFVPEDVLRSPGRLDIPGAIGLAIGLTGILLFVSRGAEWGWTAPLTLTSIVGGVAVLLVWGWYQLRTADPLLDLRVAARPAVLFTNIAAIGMGFALFASNVTFPQMLELPAETGSGFGLDMVGAALIVMPAGLVMMVISPLSGWLERTIGPRPLFTGGAAAIVLAYVFVLLWSSEVWHILVANLFIGVGIGFTFAAMPMIIMRSVPANETGASNGLNALFRSVGTSSASAVMGGVLAAMSVEVDGVALPTREAFQVCFWLAIAAGIVAVVLSLFIPRQRAAEQHPSLP, encoded by the coding sequence GTGGGTACGGATGATGAGAAGGCGCGTCGACGCCTCTCCCGGACCCCTCCCCGGTGGGCCACGGTCGCCGTGCTGGCGTTCGCCGGCCTCTGCGCGTCGTTCATGTTCACGCTCGTCGTGCCGCTGCAGGCCGAGCTGCCGAGGCTCCTGAACTCCTCCCGCGAAGACACGACCTGGGTCGTGACCATCACCCTGCTCGTCGCGGCGGTCGCGACGCCGATCTCCGGCCGTCTGGGCGACATGTACGGCAAGCGGCGCGTCGTGGTGGTGCTGCTCGCGCTGCTCGTCGCGGGTTCGTTGATCGCGGCGCTGTCCGGTTCGATCGTCGGCGTCATCATCGGTCGCGGGCTGCAGGGCGGCGTCACCGGCGTCATCCCGCTGGGCATCGCGATCATGCGCGACATCCTGCCGCCGCAGCGACTCGGCACCGCCGTCGCACTGATGAGCGCGACCATGGGGGTCGGCGGTGCGATCGGGATGCCGGTGGCGGCGCTGCTCGCCGTGCACGCCGACTGGCACACGCTGTTCTGGCTCGCCGCCGCGCTCGGCGTCATCGGGCTGGTCCTCGTGTTCCTGTTCGTGCCGGAGGACGTGCTGCGCTCCCCCGGACGCCTGGACATCCCCGGCGCGATCGGGCTGGCCATCGGGTTGACCGGCATCCTGCTGTTCGTCTCGCGCGGAGCCGAATGGGGCTGGACCGCCCCGCTGACCCTCACCAGCATCGTCGGCGGCGTCGCCGTCCTGCTCGTGTGGGGCTGGTATCAGCTGCGCACGGCCGACCCGCTGCTCGATCTGCGCGTCGCCGCTCGGCCGGCCGTGCTGTTCACCAACATCGCCGCGATCGGCATGGGGTTCGCCCTGTTCGCCTCCAACGTGACCTTCCCGCAGATGCTCGAACTCCCGGCCGAGACCGGCAGCGGGTTCGGGCTCGACATGGTCGGCGCCGCGCTCATCGTGATGCCTGCCGGCCTCGTGATGATGGTGATCTCTCCGCTGTCGGGCTGGCTCGAGCGCACGATCGGCCCCCGGCCGCTGTTCACCGGCGGCGCCGCGGCCATCGTCCTGGCGTACGTGTTCGTGCTGCTGTGGTCGAGCGAGGTCTGGCACATCCTCGTCGCGAACCTGTTCATCGGCGTCGGGATCGGCTTCACCTTCGCCGCCATGCCGATGATCATCATGCGCTCGGTGCCGGCGAACGAGACCGGGGCGTCGAACGGGCTGAACGCGCTGTTCCGCTCGGTCGGGACCTCGAGCGCTTCCGCCGTGATGGGCGGCGTGCTCGCCGCGATGAGCGTCGAGGTCGACGGTGTGGCGCTCCCCACGCGCGAGGCCTTCCAGGTGTGCTTCTGGCTGGCGATCGCCGCGGGCATCGTCGCGGTCGTGCTGTCGCTGTTCATCCCCCGCCAGCGCGCGGCGGAGCAGCATCCGTCCCTGCCCTGA